Proteins encoded together in one Diceros bicornis minor isolate mBicDic1 chromosome 18, mDicBic1.mat.cur, whole genome shotgun sequence window:
- the JPT1 gene encoding jupiter microtubule associated homolog 1 isoform X4, producing MTTTTTFKGVDPNSRNSSRVLRPPGGGSNFSLGFDEPTEQPVRRNKMASSIFGTPEENPPSWAKSAGAKSTGGREDSESSGLQRRNSSEANSGDFLDLKKTWTQTCRLAWGRVRRSPCLLPLCPARWHLPQCRPEETPLVASPASSWVSSDCPELCCFICFLHACELHNLSLTVHLLICFIKKEALYVLLSFFFFFFPF from the exons ATGACCACCACTACTACCTTCAAGGGTGTCGACCCCAACAGCAGGAATAGCTCCCG GGTTTTGCGACCTCCAGGTGGTGGATCCAATTTTTCATTAGGCTTTGATGAACCAACAGAACAACCAGTGAGGAGGAACAAAATGGCCTCTAGCATCTTTGGGACACCTGAGGAAAATCCCCCTTCGTGGGCCAAGTCAGCAG GTGCCAAATCTACTGGTGGCAGAGAAGATTCTGAGTCATCTGGACTGCAGAGAAGGAATTCTTCTGAAGCAAACTCTGGAGACTTCTTAGATCTGAAG AAAACATGGACACAGACTTGCAGGCTAGCCTGGGGCAGAGTGAGGAGAAGCCCGTGCCTGCTGCCCCTGTGCCCAGCCCGGTGGCACCTGCCCCAGTGCCGTCCCGAAGAAACCCCCCTGGTGGCAAGTCCAGCCTCGTCCTGGGTTAGCTCCGACTGTCCTGAACtctgttgttttatttgttttcttcatgCTTGTGAACTGCACAACTTGAGCCTGACTGTACATCTTTTGAtttgtttcattaaaaaagaagcactttatgtactgctgtctttttttttttttttttttcctttttga
- the JPT1 gene encoding jupiter microtubule associated homolog 1 isoform X3, with the protein MASSIFGTPEENPPSWAKSAGAKSTGGREDSESSGLQRRNSSEANSGDFLDLKGEGDIHENMDTDLQASLGQSEEKPVPAAPVPSPVAPAPVPSRRNPPGGKSSLVLG; encoded by the exons ATGGCCTCTAGCATCTTTGGGACACCTGAGGAAAATCCCCCTTCGTGGGCCAAGTCAGCAG GTGCCAAATCTACTGGTGGCAGAGAAGATTCTGAGTCATCTGGACTGCAGAGAAGGAATTCTTCTGAAGCAAACTCTGGAGACTTCTTAGATCTGAAG ggagAAGGTGACATTCATG AAAACATGGACACAGACTTGCAGGCTAGCCTGGGGCAGAGTGAGGAGAAGCCCGTGCCTGCTGCCCCTGTGCCCAGCCCGGTGGCACCTGCCCCAGTGCCGTCCCGAAGAAACCCCCCTGGTGGCAAGTCCAGCCTCGTCCTGGGTTAG
- the JPT1 gene encoding jupiter microtubule associated homolog 1 isoform X1 translates to MTTTTTFKGVDPNSRNSSRVLRPPGGGSNFSLGFDEPTEQPVRRNKMASSIFGTPEENPPSWAKSAGAKSTGGREDSESSGLQRRNSSEANSGDFLDLKGEGDIHENMDTDLQASLGQSEEKPVPAAPVPSPVAPAPVPSRRNPPGGKSSLVLG, encoded by the exons ATGACCACCACTACTACCTTCAAGGGTGTCGACCCCAACAGCAGGAATAGCTCCCG GGTTTTGCGACCTCCAGGTGGTGGATCCAATTTTTCATTAGGCTTTGATGAACCAACAGAACAACCAGTGAGGAGGAACAAAATGGCCTCTAGCATCTTTGGGACACCTGAGGAAAATCCCCCTTCGTGGGCCAAGTCAGCAG GTGCCAAATCTACTGGTGGCAGAGAAGATTCTGAGTCATCTGGACTGCAGAGAAGGAATTCTTCTGAAGCAAACTCTGGAGACTTCTTAGATCTGAAG ggagAAGGTGACATTCATG AAAACATGGACACAGACTTGCAGGCTAGCCTGGGGCAGAGTGAGGAGAAGCCCGTGCCTGCTGCCCCTGTGCCCAGCCCGGTGGCACCTGCCCCAGTGCCGTCCCGAAGAAACCCCCCTGGTGGCAAGTCCAGCCTCGTCCTGGGTTAG
- the JPT1 gene encoding jupiter microtubule associated homolog 1 isoform X2, with translation MTTTTTFKGVDPNSRNSSRVLRPPGGGSNFSLGFDEPTEQPVRRNKMASSIFGTPEENPPSWAKSAGAKSTGGREDSESSGLQRRNSSEANSGDFLDLKGEGDIHGVCSLTLLMCQRRKISQEYIRCTLW, from the exons ATGACCACCACTACTACCTTCAAGGGTGTCGACCCCAACAGCAGGAATAGCTCCCG GGTTTTGCGACCTCCAGGTGGTGGATCCAATTTTTCATTAGGCTTTGATGAACCAACAGAACAACCAGTGAGGAGGAACAAAATGGCCTCTAGCATCTTTGGGACACCTGAGGAAAATCCCCCTTCGTGGGCCAAGTCAGCAG GTGCCAAATCTACTGGTGGCAGAGAAGATTCTGAGTCATCTGGACTGCAGAGAAGGAATTCTTCTGAAGCAAACTCTGGAGACTTCTTAGATCTGAAG ggagAAGGTGACATTCATG GTGTGTGTTCACTTACCTTACTGATGTGCCAAAGAAGAAAGATAAGTCAGGAGTATATAAGATGTACATTATGGTAG
- the SUMO2 gene encoding small ubiquitin-related modifier 2 isoform X2: MADEKPKEGVKTENNDHINLKVAGQDGSVVQFKIKRHTPLSKLMKAYCERQLEMEDEDTIDVFQQQTGGVY, translated from the exons ATGGCCGACGAAAAGCCCAAG gAAGGAGTCAAGACTGAGAACAACGATCATATTAATTTGAAGGTGGCGGGGCAGGATGGTTCTGTGGTGCAGTTTAAGATTAAGAGGCATACACCACTTAGTAAACTAATGAAAGCCTATTGTGAACGACAG TTggaaatggaggatgaagatacAATTGATGTGTTCCAGCAGCAGACAGGAGGTGTCTATTAA
- the SUMO2 gene encoding small ubiquitin-related modifier 2 isoform X1, which translates to MADEKPKEGVKTENNDHINLKVAGQDGSVVQFKIKRHTPLSKLMKAYCERQGLSMRQIRFRFDGQPINETDTPAQLEMEDEDTIDVFQQQTGGVY; encoded by the exons ATGGCCGACGAAAAGCCCAAG gAAGGAGTCAAGACTGAGAACAACGATCATATTAATTTGAAGGTGGCGGGGCAGGATGGTTCTGTGGTGCAGTTTAAGATTAAGAGGCATACACCACTTAGTAAACTAATGAAAGCCTATTGTGAACGACAG GGTTTGTCAATGAGGCAGATCAGATTCCGATTTGACGGGCAGCCAATCAATGAAACAGACACACCTGCACAG TTggaaatggaggatgaagatacAATTGATGTGTTCCAGCAGCAGACAGGAGGTGTCTATTAA